Part of the Flavobacterium sp. MDT1-60 genome, GGAGCTTGGAGCTGATAAAATCCGTGTGAACACGGTAAATCCGGATGCTGTAATCTCAGACTCGAATATCTGGTCTGGAGGATGGGCAGAAGGTCGTGCCAAAGCGTATGGTATTACGGTAGAAGAATTACCGGCTTACTATGCCAAACGCACCTTATTAAATGAAATCATATTGCCTGATGATATTGCTAATGCATGTTTTGCGTTCACAGGAGGATTGTTGAGTAAATCGACAGGAAATGCCTTAAACGTAGACGGTGGTGTATCAATGGGCTTCTATAGATAAAAATAGTTTTTTTTAAGTTTGTTTAAGCAAAAGTGGTTTTTTGTGAATCTAACGTCCGACAGCCCTCGGACGTTATTTTTTTATAATTATTTTTACCACAGAGAACACAAAGATTTTTATCTAGGAATACTTGTAAAAAACACAAAGTTCACAAAGCTATATTTTGATTTAGCTTTGTGAACTTTGTGTTTTTTTTTAAGTTAAGAATAAAAAAATTTGGTGTTCTCTGTGGTAAAAAAATCATCCCTGATTCAGATTTCCACAAGTTTTAAGAATTGATCCCGCTTCAGATTATTTGTTTTTGTTAGAAAAAATAATAATGTGTGAAAAACACACTTATTTTAACAGAGAGCAGGAGGGTACAGGATGCTTATATTTTAGGGTTACTTTAAATTGGTGCCTAATTATTGTATAAAATGTTAAAATTCTTTAGAATATAAGTTTTTTACTAAGAAAATTTACATTCTGAATTATATTTAAGCATTATTAAAAGTAAAAATATAAAATGCGTTTACTCACTCGTAATAAAGTACTTATCCTTTTTTTGATCCTCTGTTCTGTCTTTTCAGCAACAGCAGCCGAGATTTGGGTTTCGACTAATGGAAAAGATACCAATCCAGGAACAAAAGCAAGTCCGTTAGCGACTGTAAGTATGGCCATGAGAAAAGCCAGAGAACTTCGTCGTCTGAAAGATCCATCCATAAAAGACGGTATTCATATTATAGTAACAGACGGAACGTATTATTTAAATGAACCTTTATTCGTAAGACCTGAAGATTCAGGAACTCCCGAAAGTCCAACCACAATTGAAGCTGATGCAAATGCAAGACCAATAATCAGCGGTGGACTGGAAATAAAAAACTGGAAAAAATCGACAATCCTAATAAACGGACAAAAAAAAGCAAATGTCTGGGTAGCCGATGCACCTCAAAAAGCAGGCGAAACTGTCAATTACCGACAGTTATGGGTGAACGGAAAAAAAGCCGTAAGAGCCAAAAGTACTTCCGGAAATCAAATGGATCGTATATTATCATGGGATGCAAAAACAGAAACTTGCTGGATTCCGTTTAAAGATAAATCCATAAAGTACGAACCCGGAATGGAAATGTTTATCATTCAATGGTGGTCAACAGCCAATCTTCGAATCAAAAATATCGAAGTTCAAAAAGACAGCGCCAGACTTTCTTTCGAACAACCGGAAGGTCGCATTCAAAGCGAGCACCCATGGCCAGCACCGTGGATTTCAAAAAATAATGGAAATTCAGCATTTTATCTGAACAACGGAATCTCTATGCTGAATGAAGCCGGCGAATGGTTTTTAGATAAAAAAAATGCCAAAATTTATTATATCCCAAGAGCAGGTGAAGATCTAACTTCTGCAAAAGTTACTGTTCCCGTTCTGGAAAATTTAGTGGAGATGAAAGGAACAATCGATTCTCCGGTTCATCATTTTAATTTTAAAGGAATTTCATTTCAATACAGCAACTGGCTTCGTCCTTCGCAACAAGGTCACGTTCCGTTGCAGGCGGGAATGTATTTGTTGGATGCCTATAAATTACAAGTTCCGGGAACTCCAAATCAGGCGAATTTAGAAAATCAGGGTTGGGTTGGGAGACCAAGAGCGGCTGTTGAAGTAAATTATGCGGATCATAATCAGTTCGAATGGTGTCGTTTTGAACATTTATCTTCAACGGGATTGGATTTTAATAAAGGCACAAATCACAATACTATCAAAGGAAATTTATTTAGAGATATTGGCGGAAATGCCATAAGTATTGGTGTTTTCTCTGAAGAAGCTTTCGAAGCGCATTTACCATTAGTTATAAAAGACGAAAGAGAAATCTGTTCAGATGAAGTAATTGCAGACAATTTAATTACCAATGTTGCCAACGAAGATTGGGGATGTTTAGGAATCGCTGCCGGTTTTATTAAAAATCTAACTATCGAACACAACGAAATTTCGGATGTGGCCTATAGTGGAATCTCAATGGGCTGGGGTTGGACACACACTAAAAATGTGATGGAAAACAACAAAATTGTAGCCAATAAAATTCATCATTACGCCAAACATCTACATGATGTTTCCGGAATTTATACGCTTTCATCACAGCCAAACAGCCGAATAGAAGAAAATTATATTGATAAAGTGTATAACAGTCCCTACGCACACGACCCGTTTTTGTGGTTGTATTTATATACTGACGAAGGAAGCCAGGGTTTTACCATCAAAAATAACTGGATTGCAACAGAGAAAATCCTAAAAAACAACAATGGCCCGGAAGGTAATATTTGGGAAAATAACAATCCATATGTCAGCACAAAAATTAAAGAGGCTGCCGGAATCAGAGCGCCTTATGCTGCTTTAACAAAAGAGGCAATTATTGATGAAGCATGGGGTTTACAGGAATTACCAAAATCGGTAGCCATCGAAATGATCGGTTCTGATTTTGATATTGAAAAAGTAAAATCGACTATTAAAGGTTTCCGAATTGTGGGTGAATCCATTTATCAATGGAAAAATCATTTGGTGATTTACGGAAAAATGAATCAGCCCGAAAGAACAAAAAGGAAGTTGGCGCTCGCTTATCCATCGGCACAAATAAAAATTTACGAAAAACCGATTTACGATTTCCAAAATTTTGAAAGATGTAAAGATTCTAAACCGGCATCTGAATGGGAAAATATTGTTTTAACTGCCAATTTGGTAGAAGATGAAAAATTACAAAAAGAGTATATAGACTATCATACGACTCAATTTGAAAAATGGCCTGAAATTGCAAAAGGATTCTGCAATGCCGATTTTCAGCAATTACAGGTTTTCAAAAATGGAAGACAATTAATGTTGGTAATCAGTATTCCGAAAGGAGAAAGTCTGGATAAACTAAATCCGAAAACAACAGAAAACAATCCGCGTGTAGACGATTGGAATGCCCTAATGAAAAAGTACCAAACCGGAATCGAAGGCGCAAAACCTGATGAAACCTGGATATTTTTGAATAAAGTGAATGTAGAGGAGAGAAAATAGAGTAAAGAACAAAGAGCAAAGAACAAAGAGCAAAGAGCAAAGAACAAAGAGTAAAGAGGAAAGATCAAAGAGTAAAGAAAAAATCTAAATGCTTAATCTGCGCTAAAAAACAATTAGAACTAACTATTTAAAATATAAAATACCCAATGTTGAAAATCGCCATTTTAGGACTTGGAGAAGGTCGCAGCACAATGTCGGCAGCTTTAAAAAGCGCGAAATTGGAGCTCATTAAAGTATGTGACAGAAATGAAGAATTGTGTAAACAAAGAGCAAAGGAATTTGATTTTCATTCGTACACAACCAATTACGATGATTTATTAAATGACAGCGGAATTGATATTATTGCCATTTATACACCGGATCATCTTCATGCTGATCATGTAAAACAAGCTTTACTTCACGGGAAACATGTAGTGTGCACCAAACCTTTTATCGATAATTTGGCGGATGCAAAAGAGCTATTAGCCTTAAGCGAAAAAACGGGTAAAAAGGTTTTTATTGGTCAAAGCTCAAGATTTTTTGAACCGGCAAAAAGGCAAAGAAATGATTTTGAAGCAGGATTAATTGGCGATTTAATTACAATCGAAGCGTATTATCACGCCGATCACAGATGGTTTTTAGAAAAAGAATGGTCGTTATTGCAATCTTTCAAATGGCTTTACGGAGGTTTAAGTCATCCTGTAGATTTCATCAGATGGTATTTGCCCAATATTGAAGAAGTAATGGGTTACGGAATGATCAGCAGCAACGGAAGTGTTGCGGGTTTAAAAAATGAAGACACAATGCACTTTATCTTCAAAGCAACTGACGGAAGAATTGCGAGAGTGAGCGGTGTTTATACCTCGCCAACACAACCAGCCCAAAGAGACAGCGGAATGAGTACAATTTTGAGAGCGACAGAAGGCGCAAGCCAGGCCGATTATCACGAATTGCGTTATGCTGTTACTACAAAAGATGGTGAAGAAAAAGTAATAACGTGGGGCGATGCCACCTTAAAACATTATTTCCGTTTTGAAGGGCAAAGTCATCACGCAGGAGAATATCAAAATTATCTGGAATATTTCGTAGACAGTATCGAACAAAATTTCACGGCCTATCCGGACATGAAAGAAGGTATCGGAACCGTGGCTTTATTGCAGGCGATGGACAAATCTTTACAAACGGGAATGCCAGTTAAAATAGCTGATGTTTTAAAAGAATATGAGCTATGAACAGTATTTACGATAAGTTAACAACCTTAGATTTTATCATTGTTGCCGTTTATTTAGTGGCCTTATTAATTATTGGTTACGTAGTAAGTGTAAAACAAAGCAAGAAAAATGAAACACTTTTTTTGGCCGGGAATTCGCTAAAATGGTATAGCATCGGGTTTAATATGTGGGGGACCAATGTTGGTCCGTCCTCCTTATTGGCTTTTGCGAGTATTGGTTATGCAACCGGAATTGTAGCAGGAAATTTTGAGTGGTATGCTTTTGTTTTTTTATTGCTTTTGGCCATGGTTTTTGCACCGCGTTATATTGCGAGCAAAGTAAGTACCATGCCGGAATATATGGGAAAACGTTATGGCGACAGCACACAAAATATTTTGGCCTGGTACGCTTTGGTAAAAATTTTGGTAAGTTGGTTATCGTTAGGATTATTTAGCGGAGGAGTTTTGGTACGTCAGATTCTCGGAATTCCGATGTGGCAAAGTGTGACCGTTTTAGTTATTTTTTCGGGAATTTTTACTTTCGCAGGAGGATTGAAAGCCATTGCAAAAGTGAATGTTTTTCAGATGATTTTATTAATTGTTGTTTCATTGACATTATCCTATTTGGGATTGCAAAAAGTGGGAGGGATCAGTGCCTTAATAGCCAAAACACCTTCTAATTTCTGGAATTTAGTACAGCCAGCAAACGACGCACATTATCCGTGGCCGGCTATTTTGTTGGGATATCCGGTGGCGGCGGTTGCTTTTTTCTGTACCGATCAATCGATGGTGCAGAGTGTTTTGGGAGCTAAGAATTTAGAGCACGGGCAATTGGGCGTAAATTTCATTGGCTGGCTGAAAGTATTGGCGTTGCCACTGTTTATTTTACCGGGAATTCTGTGTTATGTTTTATATCCTGAATTAGGCAAAAATTCTGATCTCGCCTATATGACAATGGTGACTAATTTATTCCCAAGTGGAATGAACGGTTTGGTAATTTGTGTCATGATTGCGGTTTTGGTGGGAACAATTGGTTCCTCCTTAAATGCATTAAGTACCGTTTTTACCAATGATATTTATGTGAAGAAAATCAATCCGACAGCAACTATTAAGGAACAAATTAAAATTGGGCGTATCACGATTGCAGCCGGATGTTTATTTGCCATTTTGATTGCCGTTGCGATTGACAATATAAAGGGACAAAATTTATTCAATATTTTTCAGGCCGTTTTAGGATTTTTAGCACCTTCATTATCTGTTGTTTTCCTGTTGAGTATTTTCTGGAAACGTACCACAAAAAAAGCAGTAAATGCAACATTATCCTGGGGCTCCGCTTTTAGTTTATTTGTCGGGGTTTTGTATTTATGGATTTTCCCTGCAGATAAATATCCGGTTTGGCCTCACTTCTTATTGATCTCGTTTTACATTTTCGCTACCTTATTAGTAGCTGCAATTATCATTTCATTAGCAGATAAAACTCCGGAAACCAATTTTGTAAGTGAGACTGATGTTCCTAAAACCAGTAAAAAGGTCAAATTATTATTTGCTATCTTAGGAATCGTCATTTTGAGTTTATACCTCATTTTTAATTTTAATTAATATGAAAAGATTATCTTCTTTACACCAAAGTTTAAAAACTGTTGTTTGTCTTGGTGCGTTATTCTTTTTATCGGAAGCCGCTTCAGCGCAAACTTGGATCTGGTATCCAGGTGATTTTGAAGTTTGGTTAAGCAATAAAATGCAGGTTAGACGTACAGAACGTGAAGCAGTATTTCCACCGCTTTGGCAATATTACAGTCCTTATGCTTTGGTAACTTTTCAAACAGAAGTAGATATTCCGGAAGCTGACGAGGTAAAAATCTATTCGGAAGGATCTTTTCAATTGCTTTTAGATGGTGTTCAGGTTTACGGGCAGCCAAAATCAATAAAAATTCCCGCCGGTAAACACAAAATTTCATTTAAAGTATACAATCAGGAAGTGTTGCCGGCTATTTATATCGCAGGTAAGTTTGTTAAATCGGATCCATCCTGGAAGGTGACCAATGAAGATAAACTTTGGATTGATGAAAATGGAAAAGCACAACAATCAGGTACACCATGGGTACCTGTTGGTTCCTGGAATTTTTATTCACCAGAGAATAAGCCTTCCGGGTTTAAACTGACAACCAAACCTTTGAATGCAAAAAAAACAGAAAAAACAGGAGCTGGTGCGTTGGTAGATTTTGGTAAAGAAACTTTTGGTTATATTAAAATTCACGGCTTAAAAGGAAAAGGTAAAGTAGCACTTTATTATGGTGAATCTCGTGAGGAAGCGCTGGATTCTGCCAGATGTGAAACACTAGACCATTTATCTTTTGATGGAAGCCAGCCTGAAACCTATACACATGATGGATCCAAAGCATTCCGCTATGTGCAGGTACAAGCAGATGCAACGGTAAAATATGATTCTATTTCGATGCTTTATGAATATTTGCCATTAGACTATCGTGGAGCATTCAAATCTTCAGACCAGGAATTGAATAAAATTTGGGATGTGTCGGCGTACACGATGCATTTAACAACTCGCGAATTTTTTATAGACGGGATTAAACGCGACCGTTGGGTTTGGTCTGGCGACGCTTATCAAAGCTATCTAATGAATTATTATTTATTCTTTGATTCGGCTTCGGTAGAACGAACGCTGTTGGCTCTTCGTGGTAAAGAACCTGTGACGGCTCATATTAATATCATAATGGATTATTCTCTGTATTGGTTTGTGGGTGTTTACGATTACTATTTACATACTGGCGATACGAAATTCATCAAAACTTTTTATCCAAGAATGAAATCACTTATGGAATTCTGCTTAAAAAGAAGAAACACAAACGGATTCCTGGAACCATTAGAAGGTGATTGGGTTTTTATTGATTGGGCGAACGGATTACCAAAAACCGGCGAGGTTAGTTTTGAGCAAATGCTTTTAGCAAGAAGTTTAGAAGCCATGGCAGTTAGTGCTAAAATTGCAGGTGAAAAGGATGATCAACAACAGTATCAAAAATTAGCTGATGATTTAAAAACAAAATTATTTGATGTGTTTTGGGATAAAAAGGAAAACGTTATGAAGCATCAGCGTATAGACGGTAAAATGCAGAACATTGTAACCAGATACGCTAATATGTTCGGTATTTTTTTCAATTATTTTAGTGAAGAGCAAAAACAAAGTATAAAAAAGAAGGTATTGCTCAATGATGATATTCTTCAAATCACAACACCCTACATGCGTTTTTACGAGTTGGAAGCCTTGTGTGCTATGGGCGAACAAGATTATGTGCTGAAAGAAATGAAAGAGTATTGGGGCGGAATGTTAAAAGAAGGCGCAACCTCATTTTGGGAAGAATACAATCCAACCAAAAAAGGAACAGAACATTTAGCGATGTATGGACGCCCTTATGGAAAAAGTCTTTGCCATGCCTGGGGTTCTAGTCCAATTTATCTATTAGGGAAATATTATTTGGGTGTAAAACCAACTGCTCCAGGTTATGCAGAATATGAAATCAAACCCAATTTAGGCGGATTACAATGGATGCAGGGAAAAGTACCAACACCAAATGGCGAAGTTGAATTGTACTGCAGCACCAAAGAAATAAAAGTAAAAGCCGCTGATGGTGAAGGGAAATTGATTTTCGAAAGTCAAAGCAAACCAAAAACGAATTCAGGAACGATTACAACATTGACTAAAAATAAATATCAGTTGATTGTGAAGCCGAATGTTGAATATAGAGTGAGTTATAAAGCGATTTGAGTTTTTTTAGTGCTTAGTGATTAGCCCATAGTTTGTAACTTAAGTTTTAAAAAGAAAAACAATGTTCTCAAAAAATACAAAATACAATTTCAAATTAAAAACTGCTTTCCTAATGCTGTTTGTGATCTGCATTCAAGTTTCGGCACAAAATACTGCGAGGAAACCAGCCCCATTTGAAGTAGTCAATAAATACAAAACCTTCAAAACCACCCAATACGCACATGTATTTTCGGGCAGTAAACATAACATCGTTCGATTAGCACCAGAATTAGAAGGTTTAACGGGTGTTGAACTTCCTTTAAGTCAATATAAAAACGGAACAAATACACCGTTGCAATTAAAGTTTAAAGAAAATGTTCAGGTATTAATTGGCGTTTTTCAAGAGAAAGAAACCCCGGATTATCTTCAACTAAATAATTCGGCGAAAGCCAAATTAATCTTGGAAAATGGAATAACGATAACAGGTTTGCCACCCGTAAATGTGTATGCCATTTCCTATTCAAAAGGAACTCAAATTATAAATCCAGGAAAAGGATTATTTACCGTTTTAGGAATTATAAAAGACAGTCAGCAATTAACTTTTAGAAACGCAGCACTTCCAGATGGAAAATTGTGGAACCCAACTTTTATCGTCGAAGGATTTTCAGATGAACAACCACTTTTCGAAATCATTGGTGGAGAAAACAAAGCCGTTGTAGATGAAGGAATGCCAGGAACAGAAGGGATTCAGGGAGGCTTTGAAGGCGGTCGCGTGGTGAAAGTAGGAGATACTTATCATATGTTTCCAACGGAAAGAGCCGGAGAAAAAGGAGTAGATTATTATTACGATCGTGTAAAAACCCGAATTGGTCACTGGACCAGCAAAGATGCCATTCACTGGAAAAGAGAATCAACGATTTATCAGGCAAGCGGAACGTACGCCGTAACCGAAGATGATAACCCAATGAATGATCGCCGTGCCGCAATTTGGTCGTATATGCCGGTTTTTAACGAAAAGGCAAACAAATGGTACGGCTATTATTTAGCATATACAGTTAGTAAAA contains:
- a CDS encoding L-rhamnose mutarotase, whose translation is MRLLTRNKVLILFLILCSVFSATAAEIWVSTNGKDTNPGTKASPLATVSMAMRKARELRRLKDPSIKDGIHIIVTDGTYYLNEPLFVRPEDSGTPESPTTIEADANARPIISGGLEIKNWKKSTILINGQKKANVWVADAPQKAGETVNYRQLWVNGKKAVRAKSTSGNQMDRILSWDAKTETCWIPFKDKSIKYEPGMEMFIIQWWSTANLRIKNIEVQKDSARLSFEQPEGRIQSEHPWPAPWISKNNGNSAFYLNNGISMLNEAGEWFLDKKNAKIYYIPRAGEDLTSAKVTVPVLENLVEMKGTIDSPVHHFNFKGISFQYSNWLRPSQQGHVPLQAGMYLLDAYKLQVPGTPNQANLENQGWVGRPRAAVEVNYADHNQFEWCRFEHLSSTGLDFNKGTNHNTIKGNLFRDIGGNAISIGVFSEEAFEAHLPLVIKDEREICSDEVIADNLITNVANEDWGCLGIAAGFIKNLTIEHNEISDVAYSGISMGWGWTHTKNVMENNKIVANKIHHYAKHLHDVSGIYTLSSQPNSRIEENYIDKVYNSPYAHDPFLWLYLYTDEGSQGFTIKNNWIATEKILKNNNGPEGNIWENNNPYVSTKIKEAAGIRAPYAALTKEAIIDEAWGLQELPKSVAIEMIGSDFDIEKVKSTIKGFRIVGESIYQWKNHLVIYGKMNQPERTKRKLALAYPSAQIKIYEKPIYDFQNFERCKDSKPASEWENIVLTANLVEDEKLQKEYIDYHTTQFEKWPEIAKGFCNADFQQLQVFKNGRQLMLVISIPKGESLDKLNPKTTENNPRVDDWNALMKKYQTGIEGAKPDETWIFLNKVNVEERK
- a CDS encoding Gfo/Idh/MocA family protein — protein: MLKIAILGLGEGRSTMSAALKSAKLELIKVCDRNEELCKQRAKEFDFHSYTTNYDDLLNDSGIDIIAIYTPDHLHADHVKQALLHGKHVVCTKPFIDNLADAKELLALSEKTGKKVFIGQSSRFFEPAKRQRNDFEAGLIGDLITIEAYYHADHRWFLEKEWSLLQSFKWLYGGLSHPVDFIRWYLPNIEEVMGYGMISSNGSVAGLKNEDTMHFIFKATDGRIARVSGVYTSPTQPAQRDSGMSTILRATEGASQADYHELRYAVTTKDGEEKVITWGDATLKHYFRFEGQSHHAGEYQNYLEYFVDSIEQNFTAYPDMKEGIGTVALLQAMDKSLQTGMPVKIADVLKEYEL
- a CDS encoding sodium:solute symporter → MNSIYDKLTTLDFIIVAVYLVALLIIGYVVSVKQSKKNETLFLAGNSLKWYSIGFNMWGTNVGPSSLLAFASIGYATGIVAGNFEWYAFVFLLLLAMVFAPRYIASKVSTMPEYMGKRYGDSTQNILAWYALVKILVSWLSLGLFSGGVLVRQILGIPMWQSVTVLVIFSGIFTFAGGLKAIAKVNVFQMILLIVVSLTLSYLGLQKVGGISALIAKTPSNFWNLVQPANDAHYPWPAILLGYPVAAVAFFCTDQSMVQSVLGAKNLEHGQLGVNFIGWLKVLALPLFILPGILCYVLYPELGKNSDLAYMTMVTNLFPSGMNGLVICVMIAVLVGTIGSSLNALSTVFTNDIYVKKINPTATIKEQIKIGRITIAAGCLFAILIAVAIDNIKGQNLFNIFQAVLGFLAPSLSVVFLLSIFWKRTTKKAVNATLSWGSAFSLFVGVLYLWIFPADKYPVWPHFLLISFYIFATLLVAAIIISLADKTPETNFVSETDVPKTSKKVKLLFAILGIVILSLYLIFNFN
- a CDS encoding alpha-rhamnosidase, with translation MKRLSSLHQSLKTVVCLGALFFLSEAASAQTWIWYPGDFEVWLSNKMQVRRTEREAVFPPLWQYYSPYALVTFQTEVDIPEADEVKIYSEGSFQLLLDGVQVYGQPKSIKIPAGKHKISFKVYNQEVLPAIYIAGKFVKSDPSWKVTNEDKLWIDENGKAQQSGTPWVPVGSWNFYSPENKPSGFKLTTKPLNAKKTEKTGAGALVDFGKETFGYIKIHGLKGKGKVALYYGESREEALDSARCETLDHLSFDGSQPETYTHDGSKAFRYVQVQADATVKYDSISMLYEYLPLDYRGAFKSSDQELNKIWDVSAYTMHLTTREFFIDGIKRDRWVWSGDAYQSYLMNYYLFFDSASVERTLLALRGKEPVTAHINIIMDYSLYWFVGVYDYYLHTGDTKFIKTFYPRMKSLMEFCLKRRNTNGFLEPLEGDWVFIDWANGLPKTGEVSFEQMLLARSLEAMAVSAKIAGEKDDQQQYQKLADDLKTKLFDVFWDKKENVMKHQRIDGKMQNIVTRYANMFGIFFNYFSEEQKQSIKKKVLLNDDILQITTPYMRFYELEALCAMGEQDYVLKEMKEYWGGMLKEGATSFWEEYNPTKKGTEHLAMYGRPYGKSLCHAWGSSPIYLLGKYYLGVKPTAPGYAEYEIKPNLGGLQWMQGKVPTPNGEVELYCSTKEIKVKAADGEGKLIFESQSKPKTNSGTITTLTKNKYQLIVKPNVEYRVSYKAI